In Desulfuribacillus alkaliarsenatis, the following proteins share a genomic window:
- a CDS encoding DUF2935 domain-containing protein has translation MDFRQAAIFEHQFWLQVLGDHARFIFNTLSTSEQEEIKHAHYFICTFDELLNKSRAKLSEAELIELTKEAKLYSEKIRNFKLHLIKRHLVGDIAIGLPPTFLNHMVTEVEEYLQVLCMLLKQQMPIIEAIDLHLAWLLDAAGHAAAVMGDADMIEKNVIDQSESFTLRFEEMYIKAVELCDYMRTGLRTFPRLDRFNQQVAQDIWDFKVFLRELEGLEKQNRFLTVTDTLMFDHMAREECYYLHKLAQVTSLPAPKCDPTQPRVEGCEDES, from the coding sequence ATGGATTTTCGGCAAGCCGCAATTTTTGAACATCAATTCTGGTTACAGGTTTTAGGCGACCACGCGCGGTTTATCTTTAATACGCTGTCAACATCAGAGCAAGAAGAAATAAAGCATGCCCATTATTTTATATGTACCTTTGACGAATTACTAAATAAATCACGTGCTAAGCTTAGTGAGGCAGAGTTAATAGAATTGACCAAGGAAGCTAAACTATATTCAGAAAAAATAAGAAACTTCAAGCTACACTTAATTAAGCGTCATTTAGTAGGAGATATTGCTATCGGTTTACCGCCAACATTTCTAAATCATATGGTTACAGAAGTGGAGGAGTATTTACAAGTGCTCTGTATGCTTCTAAAGCAGCAAATGCCTATCATAGAAGCGATTGACTTACATTTAGCGTGGCTACTCGATGCAGCAGGCCATGCGGCGGCAGTCATGGGTGATGCCGATATGATTGAGAAGAATGTCATTGACCAGAGCGAATCATTTACACTAAGATTTGAGGAAATGTATATTAAAGCAGTTGAACTTTGCGATTATATGCGAACAGGTTTACGCACTTTTCCTAGGCTTGATCGTTTTAACCAACAGGTTGCCCAAGACATTTGGGACTTTAAGGTTTTCCTACGTGAGCTAGAAGGATTAGAAAAACAAAATAGATTTCTTACAGTGACTGATACACTTATGTTTGACCATATGGCTCGGGAAGAATGCTATTACTTGCATAAGCTGGCCCAAGTAACTTCATTACCAGCACCTAAATGTGATCCAACTCAGCCGAGGGTAGAGGGTTGCGAAGATGAATCTTAG
- a CDS encoding GlsB/YeaQ/YmgE family stress response membrane protein — protein sequence MNFIWFLIIGLIAGWAAGKIMQGSSFGVGGNIIVGVIGAFIGGFLFDLLGFTTYGLIGSIITATIGAVLLLFIVNMVRHGEARVDKDNRE from the coding sequence ATGAACTTTATTTGGTTTTTAATCATCGGTTTAATCGCAGGTTGGGCAGCTGGTAAAATTATGCAAGGAAGCAGTTTCGGAGTTGGTGGTAATATCATTGTCGGTGTAATTGGTGCTTTTATCGGAGGATTCCTATTTGACCTATTAGGCTTTACAACTTATGGGTTGATTGGATCCATTATTACAGCTACCATAGGTGCCGTATTACTACTGTTTATTGTTAACATGGTAAGGCATGGTGAAGCCCGTGTTGATAAGGATAACAGAGAATAA
- a CDS encoding redoxin domain-containing protein codes for MPEGATETKTLKVGDPAPDFELKACGPQELVKLSDFKGKKNVFIVFYPLDWTPVUTNQIPSYEKEIQRFEGLNTQVVGVSVDSVPSHDAWQKSLGGISFPLCSDFYPHGEVTDKYGILRAEGISERALFVVDKEGIIRFIDVHPIEKQPNNEEIFAVLEKLQ; via the coding sequence ATGCCAGAAGGTGCTACTGAAACTAAAACATTAAAAGTAGGCGACCCTGCCCCTGATTTTGAACTGAAGGCATGTGGGCCACAGGAGCTTGTTAAGCTAAGTGATTTTAAAGGCAAGAAAAATGTGTTTATTGTATTTTATCCATTAGATTGGACACCTGTCTGAACGAACCAAATTCCTTCATACGAAAAAGAAATTCAGCGTTTTGAAGGATTAAACACCCAAGTTGTGGGTGTGAGTGTTGATAGTGTACCTAGTCATGATGCTTGGCAGAAGTCATTAGGAGGTATATCTTTCCCGCTTTGTTCAGATTTCTATCCCCATGGAGAAGTTACAGACAAGTACGGCATTTTAAGAGCAGAGGGTATCTCTGAGCGTGCTTTATTTGTTGTAGACAAAGAAGGGATTATCCGCTTCATAGATGTTCATCCAATTGAGAAGCAGCCAAATAATGAGGAAATATTTGCAGTATTAGAAAAGCTCCAGTAG
- a CDS encoding metallophosphoesterase gives MEGLIVILMFIISFILSYGYWNTFRPILQEVDVDLPGCTENVCGMRILHLSDMHMERISVSPEKMYEQIKGTNPDMIVLTGDYLDEPGNLPKWAVYMQYIARLQPKYGMYAVLGNHDYRLGDKVNELIAIMESYNCKVLQNESIQINYKGKDINIIGIDDYHLRRSNLELAYANIDERALSIVITHDPNIILHMDGRHKVDYLLAGHFHGGQCDFPYAFRLYPMGVLPKQNLYKGLLDYKGKRMYISAGLGQSAINVRYNSRPEITLHRLQAE, from the coding sequence GTGGAAGGTTTGATAGTGATTTTAATGTTTATAATTAGCTTTATCCTGTCCTATGGATATTGGAACACATTCCGTCCGATACTTCAGGAGGTAGATGTTGACCTGCCAGGCTGTACAGAAAATGTATGTGGGATGAGAATTCTGCATTTATCAGATATGCATATGGAAAGAATTTCAGTTTCGCCAGAAAAGATGTATGAGCAGATTAAGGGTACTAACCCTGATATGATAGTCTTAACGGGTGACTATTTAGATGAGCCTGGTAATTTGCCAAAATGGGCTGTATACATGCAATATATTGCACGTTTACAGCCTAAATACGGAATGTATGCAGTATTAGGAAACCACGACTATCGTCTTGGAGATAAGGTTAACGAGCTTATTGCGATTATGGAGAGCTATAATTGCAAGGTTCTACAGAATGAGTCGATTCAAATTAATTATAAGGGTAAGGATATCAATATTATTGGTATTGATGATTACCATTTACGTCGCAGCAACTTAGAATTAGCGTACGCTAACATAGATGAACGAGCTCTTTCAATTGTCATAACCCATGATCCTAACATAATACTTCATATGGATGGGCGCCATAAAGTCGATTATCTTTTAGCGGGACATTTTCACGGCGGTCAATGTGATTTTCCTTATGCCTTTAGGTTATACCCTATGGGTGTGCTACCTAAGCAGAATTTGTATAAAGGCTTATTAGACTACAAAGGTAAACGCATGTATATCAGTGCTGGCTTAGGGCAAAGTGCTATCAATGTTAGATATAATTCTAGACCAGAGATAACATTGCATCGGCTGCAAGCAGAATAA
- a CDS encoding HD-GYP domain-containing protein, translating to MKVSTEFITPGQVLAEDIYSGSNWLLPRGIIINHKIIDRLKKWGVQEIAIEATDVDQQFNKCYEDAKNVLDNLFYDVQNNRAININPVANTIKNMADMIFNNNNVLKSFEHIRHREKYTFIHSVDVAVLAILIGCQRGYSRRTLYELGTGAALHDIGKVRIPVEILNKKNKLDEQEFIEVQKHTIYGHELLQSSLGVSYNISCIALMHHERLDGKGYPFNLHKGTLPEFVRITSVADVYSALTLNRPYRKRMTPSEAIEVLWGIAGKQIDLDILRLLFRSCSIYPVGCKIRLNDGRIGEVMQANPEVPTRPIIKLDGGLNTSSQVIDLNKQLSVVIEDLVIS from the coding sequence ATGAAGGTATCTACAGAATTTATAACACCTGGACAAGTACTAGCTGAAGACATCTATAGCGGAAGTAATTGGTTGCTACCTCGCGGAATAATAATAAATCATAAAATTATTGACAGACTCAAGAAGTGGGGAGTCCAAGAAATTGCCATTGAGGCAACTGATGTCGATCAACAATTTAATAAATGCTATGAAGATGCAAAAAATGTTTTGGACAACTTATTTTATGATGTTCAAAATAATAGGGCTATTAATATTAATCCTGTTGCCAATACGATTAAAAACATGGCAGATATGATTTTTAATAACAACAACGTATTAAAAAGCTTTGAGCATATTCGCCATAGGGAAAAATATACCTTTATACATTCCGTCGATGTTGCGGTACTAGCGATATTAATTGGCTGTCAAAGAGGATATTCTAGAAGGACATTATATGAGCTTGGTACTGGGGCAGCTTTACATGATATTGGGAAAGTGAGAATACCTGTTGAAATTTTAAATAAAAAGAACAAATTAGATGAGCAAGAATTTATAGAAGTTCAAAAACACACAATCTACGGACATGAATTACTCCAATCATCTTTAGGGGTTAGTTATAATATTTCCTGTATCGCATTAATGCATCATGAACGACTTGATGGTAAAGGATATCCATTTAATTTACACAAAGGGACATTGCCAGAATTTGTACGCATCACCTCCGTTGCTGATGTTTATAGTGCACTGACTCTAAATAGACCATATAGGAAACGGATGACACCATCTGAGGCAATTGAAGTTCTATGGGGGATTGCAGGTAAACAAATTGATTTAGATATCTTGCGTTTGCTATTCCGTTCTTGTTCCATTTACCCTGTTGGCTGCAAAATTCGCTTGAACGACGGTAGAATTGGAGAAGTTATGCAAGCAAATCCTGAAGTACCAACTAGACCAATAATTAAACTTGATGGTGGATTAAATACCTCATCACAGGTTATTGATTTGAATAAACAGCTAAGTGTTGTAATCGAAGATTTAGTCATTTCTTAA
- a CDS encoding protoporphyrinogen/coproporphyrinogen oxidase, with amino-acid sequence METHIGKSATNGIEGSDYDIIVVGAGISGLTVAYEVQKQGHKVLVLEANSRVGGRIYTEQVDDFTYEVGAQFLGGFYNETFRLIKELGIEKDLERFHNAMFIQMKGVFQLADQESPWHLMLPPGLKIRDRIKLKNLMFDTLKNWSKISHQDIEKSAGIDNLTMEEYAFKRLNPHILRSFISPMISSLYFMSTAEASYPLFMTMLKNVLSFHLYTFRGGLKKLPEALAKKLNVKLEQKAEQLIRTQYGWTVVTSNRQNYQELWSAKKVIVAIPSMQALELFPKALDLTLEQTIFLEKQKYTQTTSLITGYNHRIRPGAYSFIVPPTETSGVSSITLEHEKFRKHVPEPYGLHTLYTHTHFTEKLSAYNKREKKVMILKEAEKLITRYREHVTWSKLYDVPIGLPHPYVNKAQEVKDFQFKQQQNINKGLLFCGDYLNWPSIEGSVAVAKKTAKMLKQQ; translated from the coding sequence ATGGAGACGCATATTGGCAAAAGTGCAACTAACGGAATTGAGGGCAGCGATTATGATATAATAGTTGTTGGTGCTGGGATTTCGGGTTTAACTGTAGCGTATGAAGTTCAGAAACAGGGACACAAAGTACTAGTCTTAGAAGCAAATAGCCGTGTTGGTGGAAGAATATATACGGAGCAGGTTGACGACTTCACATATGAAGTGGGTGCTCAGTTTTTAGGGGGGTTCTATAATGAAACCTTTAGGTTAATAAAAGAACTCGGGATTGAAAAAGACCTAGAACGATTTCATAATGCAATGTTTATACAAATGAAAGGGGTATTTCAATTAGCTGACCAAGAGTCACCCTGGCATCTGATGCTTCCACCAGGGCTTAAGATTAGAGATCGTATCAAGCTAAAAAACCTAATGTTTGACACCTTGAAAAACTGGTCGAAAATTAGCCATCAGGATATTGAAAAAAGTGCAGGGATTGATAATTTAACTATGGAGGAGTACGCATTTAAACGCTTAAATCCACATATACTACGAAGCTTCATATCGCCTATGATTTCATCCTTATATTTTATGAGCACAGCTGAGGCCAGTTATCCATTATTTATGACAATGCTTAAAAATGTACTCTCTTTTCACTTATATACTTTCCGTGGAGGCTTGAAGAAGCTGCCTGAAGCCTTAGCAAAAAAGTTAAATGTCAAGCTAGAGCAAAAAGCGGAGCAGCTTATAAGGACGCAGTATGGTTGGACTGTCGTAACAAGTAATCGTCAAAACTATCAAGAGCTTTGGAGTGCAAAAAAGGTTATTGTTGCTATACCGAGCATGCAGGCGTTGGAGCTTTTTCCAAAGGCTTTAGACTTAACATTAGAGCAAACTATTTTTCTAGAAAAACAGAAGTATACACAAACCACTAGTCTTATAACTGGATATAATCATAGAATTAGACCTGGTGCATATAGCTTTATTGTCCCTCCTACGGAGACATCTGGTGTATCAAGCATAACGCTTGAACATGAGAAATTCAGAAAGCATGTACCAGAGCCATATGGATTACATACATTATACACACATACCCATTTTACGGAAAAACTATCAGCATACAATAAAAGAGAAAAGAAAGTAATGATACTTAAGGAAGCAGAAAAATTGATTACAAGATATCGCGAACACGTAACATGGTCAAAGTTGTATGATGTACCTATTGGGCTACCACATCCTTACGTGAATAAAGCACAGGAGGTCAAGGATTTTCAATTTAAACAGCAACAAAATATAAATAAAGGGCTATTATTCTGTGGTGATTATTTGAATTGGCCTTCAATAGAAGGGTCAGTGGCTGTTGCAAAGAAAACGGCAAAAATGTTAAAACAACAGTAA
- a CDS encoding B12-binding domain-containing radical SAM protein, which translates to MTEKIHTAHRGKVLLVSLNAKYIHSNLAIRYLENYYLEHAYKKCPIELQKAEYTINQHASDIAANIYEMKADIVGFSCYIWNIEMIFKIVKNLKKVAPNIKIILGGPEVSFDSNNLLLQYPEIDYIICGEGEYAFAEVICYELQGHHQEKYQKNLDYFLPNNVSYRVSSAKEIRPATEQGRIKDLSNILSPYEQGFDSEQYKHRIIYYETSRGCPYSCQYCLSSTDQGVRFFPIDRVKRDLLKFIAAEVKQVKFVDRTFNCAPKYAMELFTWIIDNQQGKTNFHFEISADLLTDDMIEFLQKAPQGLFQFEIGVQSTHERTLTEIQRTTNFEKLKRAVEEIHAGGNIHQHLDLIVGLPYEGYQQFAKSFNDVYELQPDKLQMGFLKALKGSGIRARERDYGLVYTSEPPYEVLMTSVLSYKEIIKLKEIEHTLDHYYNSHQFDQSLKLLIKTLNTKPFDFYEQFADYCKEVGVFERAHSQGSMYNTLYGFSKRCLEESKIEPSACNEVFLLRIQETLKFDFIRLSPHGKIPDFIMEFQPEGFKKRKQAMLSNPDIVQKYFPQYAELNMRNLSKRVHIEVFQYDIMGNKEEQVSYYMFVYHDDPLQFKRADWYDITTYFNE; encoded by the coding sequence ATGACAGAAAAGATACATACAGCCCACAGGGGAAAGGTACTACTAGTCTCCTTAAATGCAAAATACATACATAGCAATCTTGCTATAAGGTATCTAGAAAATTATTACCTAGAGCATGCTTATAAAAAATGTCCGATTGAGCTACAAAAAGCGGAGTATACAATCAATCAGCATGCTTCAGATATTGCAGCTAATATATATGAAATGAAAGCCGATATTGTCGGCTTTTCCTGCTATATATGGAACATAGAAATGATTTTTAAAATTGTTAAAAATCTAAAAAAAGTTGCACCAAATATTAAAATAATACTTGGAGGGCCAGAGGTCAGCTTTGACTCAAATAATTTGTTACTACAATATCCAGAAATTGATTATATTATTTGTGGAGAGGGAGAGTATGCCTTTGCTGAAGTAATCTGTTATGAACTTCAGGGGCATCATCAAGAAAAATATCAAAAAAACCTTGATTATTTTCTGCCTAATAACGTTAGCTACCGAGTTTCAAGTGCAAAGGAGATACGACCAGCCACAGAGCAAGGAAGGATTAAAGATTTATCCAATATATTGTCACCATATGAACAGGGTTTTGATTCAGAGCAATACAAGCACAGAATTATCTATTATGAAACATCTAGGGGCTGCCCTTATTCATGTCAATACTGTCTATCATCTACAGACCAAGGTGTGCGATTCTTTCCAATTGACAGGGTGAAAAGGGATTTATTAAAGTTCATCGCAGCAGAGGTAAAGCAGGTTAAATTTGTTGACCGTACCTTTAATTGCGCCCCTAAATATGCCATGGAATTATTCACGTGGATTATTGATAATCAACAAGGGAAAACAAACTTTCATTTTGAAATATCTGCAGATTTATTAACGGATGATATGATTGAATTTCTACAAAAAGCCCCTCAAGGTTTGTTTCAGTTCGAAATTGGTGTACAATCGACCCATGAACGTACATTAACGGAGATACAACGAACAACGAACTTTGAGAAGCTAAAGCGGGCAGTTGAGGAGATTCATGCAGGTGGCAATATTCATCAGCATTTAGATTTGATTGTCGGCCTACCATATGAAGGGTATCAGCAGTTTGCCAAATCCTTTAATGATGTATATGAATTACAGCCAGACAAGCTACAGATGGGCTTCCTGAAAGCCCTCAAAGGCTCGGGCATTAGAGCACGTGAACGTGATTACGGACTCGTATATACATCAGAACCACCGTATGAAGTGTTAATGACTAGCGTTCTTAGCTACAAGGAAATTATAAAACTAAAAGAGATTGAGCATACATTAGACCATTATTATAATTCCCATCAGTTCGATCAATCGTTAAAGCTTTTAATAAAAACCTTAAATACTAAACCGTTCGATTTTTATGAGCAGTTTGCAGATTATTGTAAGGAAGTGGGAGTCTTTGAACGCGCCCATAGTCAAGGGTCAATGTATAATACCTTATATGGTTTCTCTAAACGCTGCTTAGAGGAATCGAAAATAGAACCTTCAGCATGCAATGAAGTATTTTTGTTAAGGATTCAAGAGACATTGAAATTTGATTTTATCAGACTTAGCCCCCATGGGAAAATTCCTGATTTTATTATGGAGTTTCAACCAGAAGGCTTCAAGAAGCGCAAGCAAGCGATGCTAAGCAATCCAGACATCGTGCAAAAATACTTTCCACAATACGCTGAACTAAACATGAGAAATCTGAGTAAACGTGTACATATAGAAGTGTTTCAATATGATATTATGGGTAATAAAGAGGAACAAGTGTCATATTATATGTTTGTGTATCACGATGATCCATTGCAATTTAAAAGGGCAGATTGGTATGATATAACAACGTATTTTAATGAATAG
- a CDS encoding amidohydrolase, protein MPKSISDWFKYIDGQLIGQLSEWRRTLHQFPEISNQEWETVKRLKAWLRDMEIDIMEFEGMPGFVALIPGLTDEEIAFRADIDALPIEEGKDCSYASKELGVMHACGHDGHMAILLGLAKVLKEMQLQGKLKRSVRLIFQHSEEQVPGGAIPMIEAGALGNVKRIFGLHLWSSLEIGKIGIRPGVMMAAADRFIINIQGKGGHGSMPHQTVDTIIVASQVIQSLQTIVSRNINPLDSAVLSIGTVHAGTNFNIIADKAKLTGTVRTFLPEVRAQIKQRIDEIVTLVCKTYNAEHTLIYIEGYPPVNNHESLTEEVTAELSKVIDTQNIIQIPPVMGGEDFSYYQKRIPGVFFFVGAGNHAKQFNYPQHHPKYDIDEDSLAVGVKCFLAIYEKYNNTQEIG, encoded by the coding sequence TTGCCAAAATCAATTAGTGATTGGTTTAAATATATAGATGGTCAGCTTATAGGACAGCTTAGTGAATGGCGAAGAACATTACATCAATTTCCTGAAATCTCAAACCAAGAATGGGAAACGGTCAAACGGCTAAAAGCATGGTTAAGAGATATGGAAATAGATATTATGGAGTTCGAAGGCATGCCAGGCTTTGTTGCGCTGATTCCTGGATTAACAGACGAAGAGATTGCATTCAGGGCAGACATTGACGCATTACCTATCGAGGAAGGTAAAGACTGCTCATACGCTTCCAAGGAGCTGGGAGTCATGCATGCCTGTGGTCATGATGGTCATATGGCAATATTACTTGGTCTAGCTAAGGTATTAAAGGAAATGCAGCTACAAGGCAAGCTGAAGAGAAGTGTACGGTTAATATTTCAGCACTCAGAGGAGCAGGTTCCAGGTGGAGCTATACCGATGATCGAAGCAGGTGCTTTAGGTAATGTTAAGAGAATTTTTGGCTTACATCTATGGTCGTCCTTAGAAATTGGCAAAATAGGAATCAGACCAGGGGTGATGATGGCAGCCGCAGACCGCTTTATCATCAATATACAGGGTAAGGGCGGTCATGGGTCAATGCCCCACCAAACAGTAGATACTATCATTGTGGCCAGTCAAGTTATACAGAGTCTGCAAACGATTGTTAGTAGGAATATCAACCCCTTAGATTCGGCTGTTCTATCGATTGGGACAGTACATGCTGGAACGAACTTTAACATCATTGCCGATAAAGCAAAATTAACTGGCACAGTTAGAACCTTCCTACCAGAGGTTCGAGCACAAATCAAACAGCGCATTGATGAAATTGTCACTCTAGTGTGTAAAACATATAACGCTGAACATACGTTGATATACATCGAGGGCTACCCACCAGTTAATAATCATGAGTCATTAACTGAAGAAGTGACAGCAGAGCTCAGCAAGGTTATTGACACTCAAAACATTATACAAATTCCCCCGGTCATGGGTGGAGAGGATTTCTCTTATTATCAAAAGCGAATTCCAGGTGTCTTTTTCTTTGTAGGTGCTGGTAATCACGCGAAGCAGTTCAATTATCCGCAGCATCATCCCAAATATGATATTGATGAAGATAGTTTAGCTGTAGGTGTCAAATGTTTCCTAGCAATTTACGAAAAATATAATAATACACAAGAAATAGGCTAA
- a CDS encoding stage VI sporulation protein F: MSKNNIFEDEKFKNFFNQHSNQLKGLAKKITPESLNNEKQLKETLKTLAQIANIKADDTKLDNIVDMLKNQKLNPKDPDSINKVLSDIKNKKK; the protein is encoded by the coding sequence GTGAGCAAGAACAATATTTTTGAAGATGAAAAGTTCAAAAACTTTTTCAATCAGCATAGTAATCAATTAAAAGGGTTAGCGAAAAAGATAACGCCAGAGTCACTAAACAACGAAAAACAGTTAAAGGAAACTTTAAAGACGCTAGCGCAAATAGCAAATATTAAAGCCGATGACACGAAACTTGACAATATCGTTGATATGTTAAAAAACCAAAAGCTTAATCCTAAAGATCCAGATTCGATAAATAAGGTTTTAAGTGATATTAAGAACAAAAAGAAATAA
- a CDS encoding stage VI sporulation protein F: MSSIYENKKVLQLLRKHEKRIINMLKNVDPETLKDEVQIKKMLRLLVMFSNIPITESQINQLAKDIKTSGLNPKDPQAIEKFLNKHSKS; the protein is encoded by the coding sequence TTGAGCAGTATATATGAAAATAAAAAGGTGTTGCAATTACTTAGAAAACACGAAAAAAGAATTATAAATATGCTAAAAAATGTAGACCCAGAGACATTAAAAGACGAAGTTCAAATTAAAAAAATGCTAAGGTTGTTAGTCATGTTTAGTAATATACCAATTACTGAAAGTCAAATAAATCAACTAGCTAAGGATATTAAAACCTCAGGGCTTAACCCAAAGGATCCACAGGCTATCGAAAAATTTCTAAATAAACATAGCAAATCATAG